TCCTTCAGCAGGGGGTTGCGGGTCTGCTGCAGGCTGAGCGCTACTTCCGGCTGGACGCTTTGACCGCGCAGGGTCAACACACCAGAGACGGGGGCTGCCGTTCCCAGCAACTTCGGCACCAGAGGCAGGCGCTTCCAGGCAGGACCGGCCAACTGAAGCTGCTGAGTCGTGACGTTCAGCCGAGGATGCAATTCACCCTTGGCCTCAACCACCAGCCCAGGGGCCCTGAGATCGAGCTGCTCGAGCGTGGCGGACCATCGCGGCCCCTGACGCCAGTCAGCCTGGAGTTCAGCACCGAGCTCCACCGGGCCATCCAGCGGGACCGCTGAAGGCAGAGCCCAGCGGCCATCCACGCGAACCCGAGGCTGACGCCAGGCGCCATCGAGATGAAAGGCCAAGCGGCGATTCTGATTGGGCTCTTCCAAAGCCCCCTTCAGATCGAAGGAACGGTTGAGACGCACGCCACCACCCACACGTGCCTGGTAGGGCCCATAGACCCAACGGCTGGTGGGCAACGAAAGCTGATCGCCAAGGCAACTGAGGCGCAGTTGCGGGGTTTGGAGGGAATGGTCCAGGGATTCACCGCTGACCGTCACATCCGCCAGCGAGAGTCCGCCGTCGCATTGGGCGCGGCCATCACGCCAGGCAAGGCGCACCTGGCCGCCCAGCTGACCCTTGAGCTGCACAGGGAAGCTGTCAGGCAGAAGGCCTTGATAACGCCCAAGCTGAAGACGCTCCAACCGCGTGCTGAGTTCCACTTCGGGTTGATCCCAGCGCCCCTCCCCCTGAACCATCACCCTGCCTCTGTCGGGAAGCATGAGCTGAAGAGACCCCTGGGCGCGCCTCTCATCCAGCTGGATTCCGCTCCAGCCAGCTGCGGACAGCGTCAAGCCAGCGGGTGCAATCCTGATCCTGGCTGGATCGAGCAAGCGCACTTGCAGGTCAAGACGCGGTGGCGCCCCTCCCTGCGGCAGGGGGCCAGGGATCCAGTAAGCCCCTTGCGCATTGCGACGCAAGTCCAGCTGAACGCCCTGAATCCTGACCGGAAGGACCGGACGCAGTCGCAACAGGCTCTCCAACGGATTGAAGCCAATGCTTAAGCGCTCGATGGCTGCGGTGGACTGGTCGGCAGATCCCGCTTGCGCCGCAATGGGACCGAAGCTGATGCCCTGAAAACCCAGTCCTCGATAGCGACCCAGACTGACCGGATGACCAAGCGGTTCGGACACCCGCGCTTCAATCACGGGGCGAAGACGTTCGAATTGCGTGGCGATCACCCGATCTGCCACGAGCCAGAGCGTCGCACCCCCAACAAAGCTTCCTCCCAGAAGGGAAAGAAACAGCTTCTGTCTGTGCGTGACGATTCCTCCTCGACGCATCGTTGCCCGTCAACAAGCCCGAGGTCGACGCAATATAAAGACCACATCCAAACGACACCAGCCCATGCCGCTCGAGGACCTGCTCGAAACCGCCACAAGCTGGCTCGTCAAGGGCGGTGCAGTGTCGTTGGCGCTCACGCTGGTGGCGTTCATCGCCAAATGGGGTTTGCGTTTCCGGCTGGTAGGGGTGACCAGCTTTACATTCGTTCTGGCGATCAGCTGCTGGGCCTTCGGCCTCAGTTACACCCCCACCGTCATCATCGAGGGCGCTCTCAGGGCTCCTGTGGTGTTCGACAACGGCGACGACCTGATCGTTGCCCAGGCCAGTTCGGACTTTCCCCGCGAAGCCATCGAGCCGACGCTGCAACAACTCGCCCAGAACGTGCGTCCCGGAGGTCGCGGCAGTGCGGAAGTGACCGTTCGACTGCGGCAGCTGCAGCCTGCTGGTGATGGGGCTTCGAAACCCGTGGTCCTTGGCGAAACAACCCGGAGCTTTTCCGCCGGATGAAACCGGATGACCAGCTGCATGAATTGCCGCAAAACCTCCGCCACGAGCGCGATGCTCTCCAGGATGCAGGCCTGAACACTTGGGGACAGGTCCGCCAGCTCGATGAGATCCGGATCAGCCGTCTGGCTGCCTCGGGGCGCGCATCAGCCCGCAACCTCAAGCGTGTAAGAGGCATGGCCGAGTTGGTCTGTGCTCTCGACCTGGCCCCGGCCGATGCCGCGTTGTTGATGCATGCCGGGCTGGCCACGGTGGCAGCCATCGCAGGGTCGAGTCCTCAGGACGTGGTCAACCGAACAGGTCGACTGGAGCGGCAGCTACGCAGCGGTCGGCCTCCAGTGGTCGACCTGGCTGTTGCGCGTCGCTGGATCCGTCGTGCACAAGAGAGGCAAAACACGAACTGACCGCCAACCACGGCCATAGCCGTCTCATCAGTTTCAAATGAGTGCAGTTTCGGACGGAGGATTCCGATGCGCTCCCTCCACAATCTGTCGTTTGCAGTCCTGGCAGCAGTCGCAACCGTGCTCGCCATCAGCCCTGAAACGCAAGCGCAGTCGTCGCTTCTGGAAAGCGTTAAGCGCAATCCGAGCGAAGCGCGGGCGCTTTGCCAGCAATTCAAGTCCTTCAATGCTCGAGGCGAGTCCGCACTATCTCCTGAATCGATCGCCCTGGTTGCCGGTCAGCGCAACCTCAGCAACACCGATGCTGAGATCGTGGTGACTTACGCCATCGGCATCAACTGCCCGGATGTTCGCTGACGCGGATCTGATCACCCAAGACGGGACGACCCTCGTTTCCAGGCTTTGGCGCCCTCAGGGTGAGGGCCCCTGGCCGACCCTGTTGATGCGACAGCCCTATGGCAGGGCCATCGCCTCCACTGTCACCCTGCCGCATCCCCAGTGGTGGTGCCGGCATGGGTTCCTGGTGGTCGTTCAGGACGTGCGCGGCCAGGGCGATTCACAGGGATCCTTTGCTGGCTTCTCGCAGGAAGCCAATGACACCGCCGACACGCTCAACTGGCTGCGTGGACTGCCGGAGGTCAATGGTCGCATTGGCCTTTATGGCTTCTCCTACCAAGGCCTGACCCAACTACTGGCACCGGAGGAGTGTCCACCGCCAGATTGCATCGCACCAGCCATGTGCGGGCTGGACGAACGCAATCACTGGAGCTGCGAGGGAGAAGCGCACTGGTGGCATCTGGGATTGGGATGGGGGCTGCAGCTGGCGGCCCTGCAGGCGCGACGCCGTGGCGAACAGTCGTCCTGGGAGGAAATCCGCCGCAGCCTGGAGGACGGCAGCTACCTGCGAGATGGCCTACGCCTCCTGGAAGAGCACGATCCGCACGGCATGGCCGTGCGCTGGTTGCATCAGTCAGCGCACGATGCATCCGCTTGGATCCGGCATTCCGTTCCGGAGCGCTGGTTGCAGACGCCCATGCTTCTGCTCGGCGGCTGGTGGGACCCGCATCTGCGCGGCCTGCTGGACCTCGCAGAACGCTCCTATGCGGTCGGAGGCCAACCGGCTCTGCACATTGGTCCAGCCACCCATCTCCAGTGGTGGCCGCAAAGCAGCAACCTGCTGCTGAACTTTTTCCAGCAACATCTACAAAATCACCCCTCAACGCAAACCAGTGATGAGATCGCCATAACCGGCGTGCATCTCTGGAACCAGACCAACGCGTGCTGGGAGCGCACCCACACCACGAATCCAGCCCATCAGCCCACTGAAGCCAGTCCAGGCTGGAGCTTGAGCAGCGCCGGCCTGGCCTGTCTTGACCCCAGCGAAGGAGCTCTCATCAACGATGGATCCAACGGCAGTGGCCAGGTCGTGATCGTCCACGACCCCTGGCGGCCCGTCCCAGCGGTCGGAGGCCACCTGAGCCCAACCGCAGGTCCTGTCGACCGGGCATCCGTTGATCAGCGCAGCGATGTGGCGCTGTTCACCGGCGCTCCGGTCAGCCAAAGACTCCAGCTGAGCGGCAGGCCGATGTTGCAGCTGGTTGGCTTCGCCGATCAACCTGGCTTTGATCTCTCCGTGGCCCTCTCTCGCTTGCCCGCTGGGTCCGAGGCTGTTCAGCAGCTGAGCACGGGTGTACTGCGCACCATCGGTGAGAGCGCGCTCAATCCCAGGCCCCTGACGCTCGAATTACAGGCATTGCATGCCACTTTGAACCCTGGCGATCGACTGCGCCTTTCCATTGCAGGGGCCGCCTGGCCAGCGATTGCAGTGAATCCCGGTGATCCGAACGTTCCCTGCGGTGCACCCAATGCCGACTGCCGCGTGATCAGCATTGCGTTGCACCTGGAATCAGCGCAATTGCAGATGCTGCCGCTGCTGTTGCCCCAGACCGGAGGAACTCCGGCAGACTGATCGCGACCGATTTGTCGATTGCCGTGAAGCTCACCCCCTGTCTTCTGGCCGCAGCCCTGGCCACCTGCACGGTGGAGCTGATCCCCGCGGCGAGCGTCAATGCCGAACTTCGCGTTGCTCAGGCCCAGAGCGCAACACGCACCTCCCTGACAGCAGCCCAGGCCAACGCCTCAGCCACTGCACTGCTGAAAGCGATCCAGACGCGTGACGCCCAGGCCATCTACGACCTTCTGTCCCCCCCCCTGAAGTCAGCTAGCAGCGTCGAAGCGATCGCCAAGCGACTGGAAAGTGCGCCGGTCATCGACTCCTTCCGTGTCGTGGAGATCAATCCAGGACTGGACGACACCACCGTTGACACGGTGACCGTGACCAATGAAGGAACCCGGGAACTTCCCTTGATCCTGGTGCTGGATGACGACGGCAAACTGCTGGCTTGGAAGTGGGTCGGCACGATGCTGCCGATCGAGCAAACCGCACTGAACTTCGTCAAAGATCTCCAAGCCGATCGCTGGATCGCAGCCCGCTACTACCTTGATCTGGAGTTTCAGAAAGAGATTTCGCCCGCCGACCTGGAGCGCAAATGGTCGAAGCTGGAGCGAGTGCTCGGTGGAATGAAGCGGGTCAAAAGTGCGCTTGTGGCAAGCCAGGGCAGCGAGCAGCAACTGGTGCTGGTGACCATTGAATTCGGCAATGTCACCGACAACCTCTTCGTGATCTTCAACAGCCAGGGGCGGATCATCAATGTCGACTTCTCAGCGGATCTGGTCTGAATCCCTGGCATGAAGGGAGTTTGAGGGAACTTTCCGCTTAAGCTCCCGCCCAATTGAACGTCTGACGGCATGCCCAGCACGGTGCTCGACTGGATGGCTGATGACGCACAGCGTCTCGCTGAATGCCGACACGACCACCCTTTCTCCATTCTCGGCCCCCAGCCTTTGGAGAGCGGCACCTGGGTGACAAGGGTCTGGATGCCGGAAGCGCATCGCGTCACCTTGCTTCTTGGTGGTCAGGAGATCGCCATGACGACCCCTCACCATCCTTGGATTTTTGAGGCCGAGCATCCCACGGATCCCGGTTGCAACTACAGCGTGCGGGTCGAACGGGGTGGGATCACCCATGAACAGCACGACCCCTGGGCCTTCCGAGAGGAATGGATGGGCGAGATGGACCGCCATCTCTTTGCTGAGGGCAACCATCACCACATCTGGCGCAGGATGGGTGCCCATCGCTGTGAGCGGGCTGGCGTCGAGGGCGTGATGTTCTGCCTCTGGGCACCCAACGCCCTCAGCGTCAGCGTGATCGGTGACCTGAATTCCTGGGATGGACGTCAGCACCCGATGCAGCAACGCGTCGGAGGGATTTGGGAACTGTTCATCCCCGGCCTGCCCGAAGGCCATCTTTATAAATACGAGATCCGGACCCAGAACGGCCACTGCTACGAGAAGGCCGATCCCTACGGCTTCCAACACGAGGTGCGTCCGGACACCAGTTCCATCGTCAGTCATCTGGATGGATTCCACTGGACCGACGCCAGCTGGATGCAGACACGCGACAGCAAGAATGCTCTCGACCAGCCCATCTCCGTGTACGAGATGCATCTGGGCAGCTGGATGCATGCCTCGGCTGAAGAGCCCTACCGCGAGGCGGATGGCAGCCCACGCGCACCGGTGCCCGCAGCTGACCTCAAACCAGGGGCCCGTCTACTCACCTATCCGGAGCTGGCCGACCGGTTGATTCCCTATGTGAAGGAGAGGGGATTCACTCACATCGAACTGATGCCGATCACCGAGCATCCGTTTGATGGGTCCTGGGGCTATCAAGTCACCGGTTGGTACGCGCCTACAAGCCGCTACGGGACACCCGATGAATTCAGGGCCTTCGTGGATCGCTGCCATGCGGAAGGCATCGGCGTGATCATCGACTGGGTTCCTGGTCATTTCCCTAGGGACAGCCATGGTCTTGCCTTCTTTGATGGCTGCCATCTCTATGAGCACGCCGACCCGCGCATCGGCGAGCACAAGGAATGGGGAACGCTGATCTTCAATTACAGCCGCAACGAAGTGCGCAACTTCCTTGTGGCCAATCTGGTGTTCTGGTTTGACCAGTTCCACATCGATGGCATCCGGGTGGATGCTGTCGCCTCAATGCTCTACCGCGATTACCTGCGGCCTGACGGGGAATGGCTTCCCAACGAAAACGGTGGTCGAGAGAACACTGAAGCCGTGCGTTTCCTGCAACAGGCCAACCATGTGCTGTTCCAGCATTTCCCTGGAGCTCTCTCCATTGCTGAGGAATCCACCACCTGGCCGATGGTGACGCAACCCACGGATATTGGAGGTCTGGGATTCAACCTCAAATGGAACATGGGTTGGATGCACGACATGCTCGATTACTTCGAGCTCGATCCCTGGTTCCGGCAATTCCACCAGAACAACATCACCTTCTCGATCTGGTACACCTACACCGAGAACTTCATGCTTGCCCTCAGCCACGATGAAGTGGTGCATGGCAAGAGCCATTTGCTGCACAAGATGCCAGGTGACGACTGGCAGAAGTACGCGAACACCCGTGCGCTGCTCGCCTACATGTGGACGCATCCAGGCAAGAAAACCATCTTCATGGGGATGGAGTTCGGCCAGCGCTCTGAATGGAACGTGTGGGGTGACCTGCAGTGGGATCTGCTCAACTTCGAGCCCCATCAGGGACTGCAGCTGATGGTCGGCGACCTGAATGCGCTGTACAAGTCAGAGCCGGCGCTGTGGCGTGATGACTTTGATCAGTTCGGCTTCCAATGGATCGACTGCAATGACAACCGCCACTCCGTGATCAGCTTCATGCGTCGGGAGAGCGCCAGCGGCACCTGGCTGGTGGTAGTGGCGAACTTCACCCCGCAAAGCCACTCCCACTACCGAGTGGGCGTTCCGCTTTCCGGCTTCTACGAGGAGATCTTCAATTCCGACGCCTCCAAGTACGGCGGCAGCAACCTGGGCAACATGGGCGGTAAACCAACTGATGAGTGGGGCATCCATGGCTATGAGAACTCCCTGGATCTCTGTCTGCCGCCGCTCAGCCTGATGGTGTTCCGCCACGATCCCAAGCGCAGTCTCGCTGCACAGACTCCGACAACCGAGGACTGACAACCCTCACCATGTGACGAACAGCTCAGCATGGCGAGAAACCTGGCCGGGAGCATGGAATCTTCAGGTAGGTTTCCGACTTACCTGAATTCGGCTTGATGAGCGACTCTCTGCCCCTGCTGCTGCGCGCAGCCCGCGGTGAAGCGGTGGAGCGTCCTCCGGTGTGGATGATGCGCCAGGCAGGCCGCTACATGAAGATCTACCGGGATCTGCGTGACAAGTACCCCAGCTTCCGCGAACGCTCGGAGAACCCGGATCTCTCCTACGAGATCTCCATGCAGCCGTTCCACGCCTTCAAGCCCGATGGCGTGATTCTGTTCTCTGACATCCTCACGCCCCTTCCGGGCATGGGCATCGATTTCGACATCATCGAGAGCAAAGGCCCTCAGATCGGCGATCCGATCCGCAGCATGGCCCAGGTCGATGCTCTGCGCCCTCTGGAACCAGCCGAATCCATGCCCTTCGTGGGTGAGGTGCTGGGGCGTCTGCGTCAGAGCGTCGGCAATGAAGCGGCCGTTCTCGGCTTCGTTGGTGCCCCCTGGACCCTGGCCGCCTACGTGGTGGAAGGAAAGAGCAGCAAAAACTACGCCGTTATCAAGGCGATGGCGTTCCAGGAGCCGGAGATCCTCCACAAGCTGCTGGACCACTTCGCCGAATCCATCGCCAACTATCTGCGTTACCAGATCGATTCCGGTGCACAGGTGGTGCAGATGTTCGATTCCTGGGCAGGCCAACTCAGTCCAGCGGACTACGACACTTTTGCTGCGCCCTATCAGAAGAAGGTCGTCGATCTGGTCAAACAGACCCACCCCCATACACCGTTCATCCTCTACATCTCCGGCAGCGCCGGAGTGATCGAACGGATGGCAGCTACCGGCGTCGACATCGTTTCCCTTGACTGGACGGTTGACATGGCCGAAGCGCTGGCACGCCTGCCGGAGCACATCGGTGTTCAGGGCAACGTTGATCCCGGTCTGCTGTTCGGCACTCCAGAAGCGATCCAGGCGCGCATCGACGACTGCGTGCGCAAGGCCCGTGGCCGCAAGCACATCCTCAACCTCGGTCACGGCATCCTTCCCGGAACTCCTGAGGAGAACGGCGCTTCCTTCTTTAAGGCTGGCAAGAGCGTCATGGACCGCGTGGGTGCCCTCGCTTGAGTCAGGCTTCAACCCCAGCGCGCATCCTGATCACTGGTGCCAGCGGCTGCGTCGGTCAATACACCACGGCCTGGCTGCTCGAGCACAGCGATGCGGACTTGCTTCTCTGGCTTCGCGATCCGGAGAAGCTGAGCGCTATTCCCGCGGATCACCCGCGGGTGAAGCTGCTGGTCGGCGACCTAAGGGATACCGACCGCTTCGCAACCGAGTTGGCCACGGTGACGCGCGTGATTCACACAGCGACGGCATGGGGCGACCCTGAACGCGCGCTGCAGGTGAATGTGGTGGCAGTGAAACGCATGCTGAGCCTGCTGGATCCTGATCGGATCGAGCAAATCACCTATTTCTCAACCGCCAGCATCCTCGACCGGCATCTTCAACCCCTCAGAGAAGCCCTGGCCTACGGCACGGAATACATCCAGACCAAGGCCCAATGCCTCAAGGACCTGGAAGCGCATCCACTGGCCGAAAAGATCGTTGCCGTCTTTCCAACGCTGGTGTTCGGCGGTCGCGTGGACGGCACCAGTCGCTTCCCAACGAGCTACCTGACCGAAGGCCTTGCGGAAGCCAGCAAATGGCTTTGGCTGGCCCGGTTCCTGCGAGCCGATGCCAGTTTCCACTTCATCCATGCCGCCGACATCGCTGCTATCTGCGGTCATCTCGCCACCACACCGCACCAACGCAATTCGGAACCGGGTCAAGGCGCGGTGCGCCGCATCGTGATGGGCCAACGCGCCATCAGCGTCAATGACGCCGTGGCCACCCTGTGTCGCTGGCGTGGCGTGCGGCTGACCCCAGGCATCCCCCTGTGGCCCTGGCTGATTGAAACCTTGATCCGTGTTTTGCCGATTGAGGTCAACGCCTGGGATCGCTTTTCGATCCGTCAACGCCATTTCATCCATGAGCCCGTCACCCAACCGGAGCGGTTCGGAGGCAGCAGTCATGCTTCAGATCTTGAAGCCGTCCTACAGGATTCAGGACTTCCGCCACGGGGGCCCATATCAATGCGGTTAAATTGACTCAACTCCTTTAGATCCAATGCTGAAGAGTCTCAAAACCATTCTCAGTGCAGCCGTCGCTTTCGTTCTGGCCTGCTCTCTCGGTGTGGCTTCCGCCAGCGCCGCAACTGTTGAAGTCAAGCTCGGCGCCGATTCCGGCATGCTGGCATTTGAGCCCAGCAGCGTGACCATCAAAGCGGGTGACACCGTCAAGTTCGTCAACAACAAGATGGCGCCCCATAACGCTGTCTTCGAAGGCCACGACGAGCTCAGCCACCCTGATCTCGCTTTCGCTCCTGGCGAATCCTGGGAGGAAACCTTCAGCGAAGCTGGCACCTACGACTACTACTGCGAGCCCCATCGTGGTGCTGGCATGGTTGGCCAGGTGATCGTTGAGTGATTCTCTGAATCATCCTCTTTTTCTTTAAATCCACATTTTCAGATCTCAGAGAGTGAATCATCTCTCTGGGATCTTTTTTTATGGCTGTCGATCGATAGGGTTGAACCAGTGTTGATCAGCAAACGATGCTGAACCCTTTCCCCGCGTTAGCCGTGATTCTCAGCCTGTGCATCGGCTTGATGACGGCGCTTCCAGCGACGGCAGCGATCGATGCCGACGTGGAGCATGGGGCACAGCTGTTTTCCGCCAACTGCGCGGCCTGCCATATGGGCGGAGGCAATGTGATCCGCGCCAGTCGGACGCTCAGCCAACAGGATCTCCAAGCCCATCTGGAGTCTTACCTGCAAGACCCGATCGAAGCCATCGAGTACCAAATCGAAAATGGCAGAAACGCCATGCCGGCCTTTGAGGGCAAGCTGAGCGCCAGCGATATCGATGACGTCGCAGCATTTGTGGAACGCCAGGCAGAAAAGGGTTGGTCAAGATGAGCCGTGAAGGACTGCGTCGCTTCGTTCATGCCCTTGAACACAGTGCATCGCTTCGCCAAGAGCTCGCTAGATGCAGCGATGACGCAGGGATTATCGCTTTGGCGCGACGGCTGGATTTCGTCGTTTCAGCATCCGATCTGATCGAAGACCCTCAGAGCACATCCATGGATGGTTGGTGGAAGCGCAGTGCGCTGGGCCTCCGCCCCGCCGGGAACAGAGACTGACGTTTTCAAGGTCTTGACGATGCCCGTGGTCACCCTGCTGAGCGACTTTGTCGATGGCACATCGATGGCGCTGAGTGAAGACACTGATCAGCCATCACTCAACGACTACATGACCTCAGCGGCCGGGCAACTGTGGGCTGGAACGCAACAGCGACGGCTGCGGCGAAAGCTCACGCGTCAACGACGAGGACCCGGCACCTTGTTGTTTGCTCCGGATGACAAGGCCCATGCCACTGTGACGGCTTATCTGCAGAGCGAAACCGGCTCAAGCCAGGAAGCCGAATGGCGGCAGCGCATGGAACAACAAGGTGTTGAAATCGCACCCCACGTGGGAGAGGCTCACGAGCGTCAGGTCCTGGTCAAAGGAGACCAGCGCCCATTAACCCGTCAGGCCAAGGCGCAGGGATTCGGCTGAAGACGACGCCAGCCCTGGGGAAGCCAGCGAGCCCGACAAAGACTATGTAGCGACCACTACATTTTTAACTTCCTTTAAGGATTAGCCGCACTCCTTTCGTGCTGGGGCCGCGCGCGCCGACAATTCACCCACTTCCAATGGGCCATGCACGATTCCGTTCACAACCGCCGCGGAACCAGCCTGAAATGGGAACGCAACGGTGAACTGGCAGGTGCAGACCTGCGCAACATTCTTCAGCGCCTGAAGGAGGCCGATCCCAATGCCCAGGGGATCAATCAGTGCGACCTCACGGATCGCCCCAATCTGGATTGACCAAAGACAAAGGCTGCCAAGCAACCGAGCAGCGTTTCAGCGCAGTTCAGCCATGCGGTCGACGCTTGAGCCAATGCACTCCACCTGGAAAGCTTCCATTCCTTCGGCATCGGTGCCTGCAAGCAACCGGTAGAGATAGCCGTTCACCCAGGCTGTTTCCGAATTATTGGTGTCATGACCACGGTCAAGGAAGCCTGGCTTCTGCTGGAAAAGGTGGAGAAGGATGGCCAGCACATCCTTTGGGGAAAGACTCTCAGGGTCAATTAGCGGAAACTGTTCTCTGATCTCGAGAAAAGAAATCTCAGCGGCATAGTCGAAATCATCGGGGACAACAGCAGACATCCATCACGCTCGAGTGCTGGGATGGTAGGGCGGACATCTTGCTGCACTCACCTGAAGCCATGGCTAATGACACGAAAGACAGCCACTACTGGAACGAAGAAATCGCGTTTTTAACGGCCCGATTGAATGGTGAGCACGGAGACATCGACCGCGACGACAGGGCTGCCTGTGAAGAAGCTCTGAAGGCCGCAACAATGAATCTGAACGGCCACCATCCGCGCTGACAGTCCCTTCAACCCGACGGCTTAGCGCTGCTGACGATGGGCTGGAGAAGTGAAACTCTGGCGCTTG
This region of Synechococcus sp. NOUM97013 genomic DNA includes:
- the hemE gene encoding uroporphyrinogen decarboxylase, with protein sequence MSDSLPLLLRAARGEAVERPPVWMMRQAGRYMKIYRDLRDKYPSFRERSENPDLSYEISMQPFHAFKPDGVILFSDILTPLPGMGIDFDIIESKGPQIGDPIRSMAQVDALRPLEPAESMPFVGEVLGRLRQSVGNEAAVLGFVGAPWTLAAYVVEGKSSKNYAVIKAMAFQEPEILHKLLDHFAESIANYLRYQIDSGAQVVQMFDSWAGQLSPADYDTFAAPYQKKVVDLVKQTHPHTPFILYISGSAGVIERMAATGVDIVSLDWTVDMAEALARLPEHIGVQGNVDPGLLFGTPEAIQARIDDCVRKARGRKHILNLGHGILPGTPEENGASFFKAGKSVMDRVGALA
- a CDS encoding DUF4332 domain-containing protein, producing MKPDDQLHELPQNLRHERDALQDAGLNTWGQVRQLDEIRISRLAASGRASARNLKRVRGMAELVCALDLAPADAALLMHAGLATVAAIAGSSPQDVVNRTGRLERQLRSGRPPVVDLAVARRWIRRAQERQNTN
- a CDS encoding NAD(P)-dependent oxidoreductase yields the protein MSQASTPARILITGASGCVGQYTTAWLLEHSDADLLLWLRDPEKLSAIPADHPRVKLLVGDLRDTDRFATELATVTRVIHTATAWGDPERALQVNVVAVKRMLSLLDPDRIEQITYFSTASILDRHLQPLREALAYGTEYIQTKAQCLKDLEAHPLAEKIVAVFPTLVFGGRVDGTSRFPTSYLTEGLAEASKWLWLARFLRADASFHFIHAADIAAICGHLATTPHQRNSEPGQGAVRRIVMGQRAISVNDAVATLCRWRGVRLTPGIPLWPWLIETLIRVLPIEVNAWDRFSIRQRHFIHEPVTQPERFGGSSHASDLEAVLQDSGLPPRGPISMRLN
- a CDS encoding c-type cytochrome; the protein is MLNPFPALAVILSLCIGLMTALPATAAIDADVEHGAQLFSANCAACHMGGGNVIRASRTLSQQDLQAHLESYLQDPIEAIEYQIENGRNAMPAFEGKLSASDIDDVAAFVERQAEKGWSR
- a CDS encoding CocE/NonD family hydrolase, giving the protein MFADADLITQDGTTLVSRLWRPQGEGPWPTLLMRQPYGRAIASTVTLPHPQWWCRHGFLVVVQDVRGQGDSQGSFAGFSQEANDTADTLNWLRGLPEVNGRIGLYGFSYQGLTQLLAPEECPPPDCIAPAMCGLDERNHWSCEGEAHWWHLGLGWGLQLAALQARRRGEQSSWEEIRRSLEDGSYLRDGLRLLEEHDPHGMAVRWLHQSAHDASAWIRHSVPERWLQTPMLLLGGWWDPHLRGLLDLAERSYAVGGQPALHIGPATHLQWWPQSSNLLLNFFQQHLQNHPSTQTSDEIAITGVHLWNQTNACWERTHTTNPAHQPTEASPGWSLSSAGLACLDPSEGALINDGSNGSGQVVIVHDPWRPVPAVGGHLSPTAGPVDRASVDQRSDVALFTGAPVSQRLQLSGRPMLQLVGFADQPGFDLSVALSRLPAGSEAVQQLSTGVLRTIGESALNPRPLTLELQALHATLNPGDRLRLSIAGAAWPAIAVNPGDPNVPCGAPNADCRVISIALHLESAQLQMLPLLLPQTGGTPAD
- a CDS encoding DUF3887 domain-containing protein; the encoded protein is MKLTPCLLAAALATCTVELIPAASVNAELRVAQAQSATRTSLTAAQANASATALLKAIQTRDAQAIYDLLSPPLKSASSVEAIAKRLESAPVIDSFRVVEINPGLDDTTVDTVTVTNEGTRELPLILVLDDDGKLLAWKWVGTMLPIEQTALNFVKDLQADRWIAARYYLDLEFQKEISPADLERKWSKLERVLGGMKRVKSALVASQGSEQQLVLVTIEFGNVTDNLFVIFNSQGRIINVDFSADLV
- the glgB gene encoding 1,4-alpha-glucan branching protein GlgB, whose translation is MPSTVLDWMADDAQRLAECRHDHPFSILGPQPLESGTWVTRVWMPEAHRVTLLLGGQEIAMTTPHHPWIFEAEHPTDPGCNYSVRVERGGITHEQHDPWAFREEWMGEMDRHLFAEGNHHHIWRRMGAHRCERAGVEGVMFCLWAPNALSVSVIGDLNSWDGRQHPMQQRVGGIWELFIPGLPEGHLYKYEIRTQNGHCYEKADPYGFQHEVRPDTSSIVSHLDGFHWTDASWMQTRDSKNALDQPISVYEMHLGSWMHASAEEPYREADGSPRAPVPAADLKPGARLLTYPELADRLIPYVKERGFTHIELMPITEHPFDGSWGYQVTGWYAPTSRYGTPDEFRAFVDRCHAEGIGVIIDWVPGHFPRDSHGLAFFDGCHLYEHADPRIGEHKEWGTLIFNYSRNEVRNFLVANLVFWFDQFHIDGIRVDAVASMLYRDYLRPDGEWLPNENGGRENTEAVRFLQQANHVLFQHFPGALSIAEESTTWPMVTQPTDIGGLGFNLKWNMGWMHDMLDYFELDPWFRQFHQNNITFSIWYTYTENFMLALSHDEVVHGKSHLLHKMPGDDWQKYANTRALLAYMWTHPGKKTIFMGMEFGQRSEWNVWGDLQWDLLNFEPHQGLQLMVGDLNALYKSEPALWRDDFDQFGFQWIDCNDNRHSVISFMRRESASGTWLVVVANFTPQSHSHYRVGVPLSGFYEEIFNSDASKYGGSNLGNMGGKPTDEWGIHGYENSLDLCLPPLSLMVFRHDPKRSLAAQTPTTED
- a CDS encoding Nif11-like leader peptide family natural product precursor yields the protein MSREGLRRFVHALEHSASLRQELARCSDDAGIIALARRLDFVVSASDLIEDPQSTSMDGWWKRSALGLRPAGNRD
- a CDS encoding Ycf51 family protein, with amino-acid sequence MPLEDLLETATSWLVKGGAVSLALTLVAFIAKWGLRFRLVGVTSFTFVLAISCWAFGLSYTPTVIIEGALRAPVVFDNGDDLIVAQASSDFPREAIEPTLQQLAQNVRPGGRGSAEVTVRLRQLQPAGDGASKPVVLGETTRSFSAG
- the petE gene encoding plastocyanin, producing the protein MLKSLKTILSAAVAFVLACSLGVASASAATVEVKLGADSGMLAFEPSSVTIKAGDTVKFVNNKMAPHNAVFEGHDELSHPDLAFAPGESWEETFSEAGTYDYYCEPHRGAGMVGQVIVE